A window of the Zeugodacus cucurbitae isolate PBARC_wt_2022May chromosome 2, idZeuCucr1.2, whole genome shotgun sequence genome harbors these coding sequences:
- the LOC105208463 gene encoding plasma kallikrein, giving the protein MQPLVIFTIGTLPMFLVALISENRKFIEAINLLRETNGIMNGYLPFAVPFQVSIQVKLGSRYRHLCGGSIIHEQIILTAAHCFYDRHPTKHLRVLAGVQNLSVKTRQHYHVAQVIVHKGFVPLKGNDIALMKLAWPLPIDGVTLDTVDYRSSDNVEDIMETYLIGWGQTKEILEIVAFATLQSRECRFLGFQYVTSTDLCAYSSTGRGACEGDSGGALLTANLTKQIGLLSYGKSSCKRNHIYVYTRIFPLTRWIDQQIENLFGSQSFRV; this is encoded by the exons ATGCAGCCTTTAGTCATATTCACCATAGGCACTCTACCAATGTTTCTAGTAGCACTAATCAGTGAAAACCGAAAATTCATTGAAG CGATCAACCTGCTGAGGGAAACCAACGGAATTATGAACGGATATCTGCCTTTTGCAGTTCCTTTTCAAGTCTCCATACAAGTTAAACTGGGTAGTAGGTACAGGCATCTTTGTGGTGGCAGCATCATTCACGAGCAGATCATCTTGACAGCGGCGCACTGTTTCTATGACAGACATCCAACAAAACATCTTAGAGTATTGGCCGGTGTACAAAATCTTTCGGTGAAAACGAGACAGCATTACCATGTGGCGCAAGTCATCGTCCACAAGGGCTTTGTACCACTAAAAGGTAATGATATCGCCCTGATGAAACTAGCTTGGCCATTGCCCATCGACGGTGTTACCTTGGATACTGTGGACTATCGATCCAGTGACAATGTGGAAGACATCATGGAAACGTATCTAATTGGTTGGGgccaaacaaaggaaattctggAAATTGTCGCATTTGCAACGCTTCAATCGAGAGAATGTCGTTTTCTAGGCTTTCAATATGTAACCAGTACTGATTTGTGCGCTTATAGCTCAACAGGACGTGGAGCTTGCGAG GGTGATTCTGGTGGTGCCTTACTTACGGCGAATCTAACCAAACAGATCGGACTATTGTCATATGGAAAGTCTTCGTGTAAGAGAAatcatatatatgtttatacaagGATTTTTCCATTGACACGTTGGATAGATCAACAAATTGAAAACTTGTTCGGCTCACAGAGTTTTCGAGTATGA
- the LOC105208425 gene encoding mite allergen Der f 3: protein MYKLKACTVLIFFAFGNATFIDKSNLTMLTSKEIAIWDMERPNHELTSDTVVRINGGRPVEQIVPYQVSLQVLRRGRYHHFCSGSIISAQHVLTAAHCLTKLNPNEISVVVGTLTWRYGGERHVVVAMRSHPGFSSSSLIINDIAVLKVSPAFNLARTSISTISLGSRARVGEKVAVRLTGWGSITPTGSSGLPERLQVLDYHTISNQECAQRGFRITANELCALGDRGRGACVGDSGGPLTVSNGTPQLVGIVSYGTATCAQGRPDVYTRVSSFLPYVNRVISSEIP from the exons ATGTATAAGTTAAAGGCGTGCACTGTATTAATCTTTTTTGCCTTTGGTAACGCTACTTTTATAGACAAATCAAATCTCACAATGTTAACTTCTAAGGAAATCGCAATCTGGGATATGGAAAGACCTAACCATGAGCTGACAAGTGACACTGTGGTTCGTATAAATGGCGGCCGGCCTGTAGAACAAATCGTTCCGTACCAGGTATCGCTGCAGGTACTCCGACGAGGACGTTATCACCACTTCTGTAGTGGTTCTATTATCAGTGCTCAGCACGTTCTTACTGCCGCTCATTGCTTAACGAAATTGAATCCGAATGAgatcagtgttgttgttggtacatTAACGTGGCGTTATGGTGGTGAGCGCCATGTAGTTGTAGCAATGCGCTCTCACCCTGGTTTCTCGTCGAGTTCATTAATTATAAACGACATTGCAGTACTGAAGGTATCTCCGGCATTCAATTTGGCCAGAACTTCAATAAGCACAATTTCGCTGGGTAGCCGGGCGCGTGTGGGCGAGAAGGTGGCAGTGCGTTTAACAGGCTGGGGCTCAATTACGCCTACGGGATCGAGCGGTCTGCCAGAGCGATTGCAAGTGTTAGACTACCACACCATATCGAACCAAGAGTGTGCCCAACGTGGATTCCGTATAACAGCCAACGAGTTATGTGCTCTCGGCGACAGAGGACGCGGCGCTTGTGTG GGTGATTCCGGAGGCCCACTTACAGTATCAAACGGCACACCACAGCTGGTCGGAATCGTTTCCTATGGCACCGCGACATGCGCCCAGGGTCGCCCCGATGTTTACACAAGAGTCTCAAGTTTTCTGCCATACGTTAATAGAGTAATAAGCAGTGAAATACCATGA